From the genome of Gemmatimonadota bacterium, one region includes:
- a CDS encoding TonB-dependent receptor, with product IAFIPTGTSAPGLANGFSRRAVFDFLQLNNDINLRYQRDIFPNVQSTTRIGGTLQYEKGENFSAEGRNLSPVAEVVSSGANVVAGETRSKRVIYGGFVQQTFGIVNRLFVTAAARIDASSVYDADNRWQFYPKASASYLISDTGFWQNSALQNIFPDFKLRASIGTSGGQTAIGPYDRLTNYNASSYDGNPGLVPSTQLGGTIKPERQREIEIGTDFSLLSNRLGIELTYYDQRIDDLLLFRTLSPSTGHSRALQNVGTMDNTGLEFLVRAIPLARPNLRWESTFTYSTNKNKVDGIEGGRLIIPNSFSQVSAINGEPLGVFFSTAFERDAQGNIANDENNLPIQAADRKIIGDPNPDFTASWINQIALGQNWSFRMQWDAIIGGDVFNFTRRLAALSAFGVLTDYERELNGELPSGYNSRVFRIFEQWIEDGSFVKLRELSASYRWQPQFLGLSSIQLSLIGRNLLSIDDYSGYDPETNIAGQRTAVRGFDFVEVPIPRSIAFRISLNY from the coding sequence ATCGCATTTATCCCCACCGGCACCTCTGCGCCGGGCCTGGCAAACGGCTTTTCTCGAAGAGCCGTATTCGATTTTCTGCAACTCAACAATGACATCAACCTCAGATACCAGCGGGACATATTTCCCAATGTGCAATCAACCACGCGAATCGGCGGAACCCTGCAATACGAAAAAGGGGAAAACTTCAGCGCAGAAGGCAGAAATCTGAGTCCCGTTGCAGAAGTCGTATCGAGCGGTGCAAACGTCGTCGCAGGCGAAACCAGGAGCAAAAGGGTCATTTATGGCGGATTTGTCCAGCAAACCTTTGGAATCGTCAACCGTCTTTTTGTCACGGCTGCTGCCCGCATCGACGCCTCCTCGGTCTATGACGCGGATAATCGCTGGCAATTTTATCCAAAAGCGAGTGCCTCCTATCTCATTTCAGATACGGGCTTCTGGCAAAATAGCGCACTTCAAAACATCTTTCCAGACTTCAAATTGCGAGCCTCCATAGGCACTTCAGGGGGCCAAACAGCCATTGGGCCGTATGACCGCCTGACCAATTACAATGCATCCTCTTATGACGGCAACCCCGGCCTGGTGCCCAGCACACAACTCGGCGGAACGATCAAACCCGAAAGACAGCGGGAAATTGAAATAGGGACGGATTTTAGTCTCCTGTCCAATCGCCTGGGCATAGAACTGACCTATTACGATCAGCGCATCGACGACTTGTTGCTATTCCGCACATTATCCCCCTCCACAGGTCACTCGCGTGCCCTGCAAAATGTCGGCACCATGGACAATACCGGGTTGGAATTCCTCGTGCGCGCGATTCCGCTTGCACGCCCCAATCTCCGCTGGGAATCGACCTTCACGTATTCGACCAACAAAAACAAAGTCGATGGCATTGAGGGCGGGCGATTGATCATCCCAAATTCGTTTTCCCAGGTCTCGGCCATCAACGGCGAACCCCTCGGAGTTTTCTTCAGCACGGCTTTTGAACGCGATGCCCAGGGCAATATCGCAAACGACGAAAACAATCTCCCGATACAAGCGGCTGATCGCAAAATTATTGGCGATCCCAACCCGGACTTTACCGCTTCATGGATCAATCAGATCGCCCTGGGGCAAAACTGGTCATTTCGCATGCAATGGGACGCCATCATAGGTGGCGATGTATTCAATTTTACCAGACGCCTGGCCGCATTGAGCGCATTCGGCGTTTTAACAGACTACGAACGCGAATTAAACGGCGAACTCCCCTCTGGTTATAATTCGCGGGTTTTCCGAATTTTTGAACAATGGATCGAAGATGGATCCTTTGTGAAATTGCGCGAACTATCCGCATCTTATCGCTGGCAGCCCCAATTTTTGGGATTGAGCAGCATTCAATTGAGCCTCATTGGCCGCAATTTGCTTTCCATAGACGACTACAGCGGTTACGATCCGGAAACCAACATCGCCGGACAGCGCACCGCAGTGCGCGGATTTGACTTCGTAGAAGTGCCCATCCCGCGCAGTATTGCATTTCGCATAAGTTTGAACTACTAA
- a CDS encoding RagB/SusD family nutrient uptake outer membrane protein, producing MKSSRLYILPALLLFFSQGCDLNITNPNQAVEERVLTTSDGIIALAIGMQRDYASQNVDSYIRHPAITSREFAANTTFANLIQLEDGLNALSGANSGVSAIWFESYRVIGIANDLIDSAPNVQLSEGTRSGIIALSQLYKAMCLGFIAQTFEQAPTDVQADGQATFQPRSEVFAEAIRLLDNALQTISATPPSAQFNSDILGQGFDLLNTIHAYRARYNLFAGNYPAALEAANTIDPSATSVHTYDADNQNPIYNQVFVADDYAPRDNFGTLVTDSNDARLAFYLMPNDRLSNPNALPIETLSGFWNTATSSIPAYLPGEMALTRAEANAMMGNITGAIAEIDAIRTKTPDRDPFGIGASLPPYSGPQTVEAVTEEIFRQRRAELFLNGTGLEDSRRLGQPGPSSDPFERNRNFYPYADQERLNNPNTPSDPAN from the coding sequence ATGAAATCGAGTCGCCTGTACATTCTTCCGGCATTGCTGCTCTTTTTCTCACAAGGTTGTGATTTAAACATAACAAATCCAAACCAGGCAGTGGAAGAGCGCGTTTTAACCACCAGTGACGGCATTATCGCACTCGCCATTGGCATGCAACGAGATTACGCGAGTCAGAATGTCGATTCATACATTCGTCATCCGGCAATTACAAGCCGCGAATTTGCGGCAAACACGACCTTTGCCAACCTCATACAATTAGAGGATGGTCTCAACGCATTGTCTGGCGCAAACAGCGGTGTCAGCGCGATCTGGTTCGAATCATACCGCGTCATCGGAATAGCCAATGATTTGATCGACAGCGCGCCCAATGTGCAACTATCAGAAGGTACGCGCAGCGGTATTATTGCACTCTCTCAACTTTACAAAGCGATGTGTCTGGGATTTATCGCACAGACTTTTGAACAGGCACCAACAGATGTACAGGCCGATGGACAGGCCACTTTCCAGCCGCGGTCTGAGGTATTTGCCGAAGCGATTCGGTTGCTGGACAACGCGCTCCAAACCATCTCGGCTACGCCACCATCTGCTCAATTCAACTCAGATATCCTGGGACAGGGATTCGATCTCTTAAATACGATTCACGCTTACCGGGCGCGTTATAACCTGTTCGCGGGAAATTATCCAGCCGCACTTGAAGCCGCCAATACCATCGATCCCTCGGCAACATCTGTCCATACTTATGACGCTGACAATCAGAACCCCATTTACAACCAGGTTTTTGTTGCGGATGATTATGCGCCAAGAGATAATTTCGGAACGCTGGTCACAGACAGCAACGATGCGAGACTTGCATTTTATCTCATGCCAAATGATCGCCTGAGCAATCCCAACGCATTGCCTATTGAAACGCTATCCGGCTTTTGGAACACCGCCACATCGTCCATCCCGGCATATTTGCCCGGCGAAATGGCTCTGACGAGGGCAGAGGCAAACGCAATGATGGGAAATATCACAGGTGCAATCGCCGAAATAGACGCCATCCGCACAAAAACACCCGATCGTGATCCCTTTGGCATTGGGGCATCACTGCCACCCTACAGCGGTCCACAAACCGTCGAGGCCGTGACAGAAGAGATCTTTCGTCAGCGCAGAGCGGAATTATTCCTGAACGGTACTGGATTGGAAGACAGCCGACGTCTCGGTCAACCCGGTCCCTCATCCGACCCCTTTGAGCGAAATCGAAATTTCTATCCCTATGCCGACCAGGAGCGATTAAACAACCCCAATACGCCTTCCGATCCCGCAAATTAG
- a CDS encoding efflux RND transporter permease subunit — protein sequence MVEKNEKRTSLLPRISVTRPVTVTMCLVGLMVIGLVAYWRIPIQAWASGNDWNRFWVDVATENASVQERFNTIALPMERHMRTVRELSDICAFAGDPWAGVELKFHRGTDMREAYVRVADRLEHARLDLPEEVRDQIKVYSWNQETDSEVIWTGLSIPEDIVNKEQWVQTHVLDPIERIDGVAKTSVWGFENKEVLILVDQERLRTHGIETHELVASLQQDNFSLSGGQVREGGKRFYVRSLAHYQSLKEIEDIVVQGRYSSAQVRLKDVADVVYAAPPRDRVWRVDGQRNLGLDVYKESGENIVDLCKRIVVKMEEIEANTPAVFRLFYSEGKLIEDSMVNLKVTGLWGGLFAALVLLFFLRALRMTALITLSIPLCVMMTVTVLYFMGWSLNLLTMMGLMVGVGMVVDNAIVIVENIYRLRAEGEEPRGASIHGASEVGLAITMATLTTVVVFLPMMLMNDSFDMKFLLSKIGMPVVFALVASLFVALLFIPLAAQRFGDAVVRSDPKSIAFVRRIYRRGLNWVIHHRRDAFLVVLVLFATIYFPYQNVKKTDQMRFSSNRVTIRMYGPKNFSLEEMDKIATDLEVYVNERRDRYKIKNVMTYFRRGYINLRMNLEEDPHQEWWYAVYRWAGNLTGFPIERWMTRQEIIDELNKEVPRYVGFRVAVESRNSGGRDPYVGVYLYGPDFEKLEDMLGEVERRLQQIPSVTSLQSDLEFGKDEIRIRVNRAQAKKHGIPAERISRTLAYQLRGATLPRFQTDDHEVNVQLILDESDRQSLVQLKNFMFVTDSGEKLPLSSFATFEVAKGPGHIFRHNGRNRLRVRVYTTKDDVEGLYQEVDRVMEGFTLPRGYEWNKGERHSQYSRESQAMTFAVIMAVVFVFLLMGVLFESVILPFAVIFSIPFSFLGVYWGLWLTGTTMDFMSNVGAIVLIGVVVNNAIVLVDMINRLRQAGMDRAEAIMAAGHNRFRPILMTTCTTVFGLFPMAIGSSTMMGMPYAPLGITMMGGLIVSTALTLFVIPLFYVLLDDLRGLLKRVAAVSLQRSERWGDDPAQAAD from the coding sequence ATGGTTGAGAAGAACGAGAAGAGAACATCGCTTTTGCCCAGGATTTCAGTGACGCGGCCAGTGACGGTAACGATGTGTTTGGTGGGGTTGATGGTGATTGGGCTGGTGGCTTATTGGCGTATTCCCATTCAGGCATGGGCGTCGGGCAATGACTGGAATCGGTTTTGGGTGGATGTGGCCACAGAAAATGCGTCGGTTCAAGAGCGATTTAACACCATTGCGCTGCCGATGGAACGGCATATGCGTACGGTGAGAGAACTCAGCGATATTTGCGCTTTTGCTGGCGATCCGTGGGCAGGGGTTGAGTTGAAATTTCACCGGGGCACGGATATGCGCGAGGCGTATGTTCGCGTGGCAGACCGGCTCGAGCACGCCAGGCTCGATTTGCCCGAGGAAGTGCGCGATCAGATCAAGGTGTATTCGTGGAATCAGGAAACCGATTCCGAGGTGATCTGGACGGGTCTGTCCATTCCGGAGGATATTGTCAATAAGGAGCAATGGGTTCAAACCCATGTTCTCGATCCGATTGAGCGGATTGATGGGGTGGCGAAGACCAGTGTGTGGGGGTTTGAGAACAAGGAGGTTTTGATTCTGGTGGATCAAGAGCGGTTGCGGACGCACGGTATTGAAACTCACGAGCTTGTGGCGTCGTTGCAGCAGGACAATTTTTCCCTGTCTGGCGGTCAGGTGCGGGAGGGCGGTAAGCGGTTTTACGTGCGATCTCTGGCGCATTATCAAAGCCTGAAGGAGATTGAGGATATTGTTGTTCAGGGCCGTTATAGCAGCGCGCAGGTGCGCCTGAAGGATGTGGCAGATGTGGTTTATGCTGCGCCGCCTCGAGACCGGGTGTGGCGCGTGGATGGGCAGCGCAATCTGGGTCTGGATGTGTATAAGGAGTCGGGCGAGAATATTGTCGATTTGTGCAAGCGCATTGTGGTCAAAATGGAGGAGATAGAGGCCAATACGCCTGCGGTGTTTCGCCTGTTTTACAGCGAGGGCAAGCTGATAGAAGATTCGATGGTCAATTTGAAGGTCACGGGGCTTTGGGGTGGGTTATTTGCGGCGCTGGTGTTGTTATTTTTCCTGCGCGCTTTGCGTATGACGGCGCTGATTACGCTGTCCATTCCGCTGTGTGTGATGATGACGGTTACTGTGCTCTATTTTATGGGGTGGTCGCTCAATTTGTTGACAATGATGGGGCTGATGGTGGGGGTGGGTATGGTGGTGGATAATGCGATTGTGATTGTGGAGAATATTTATCGCTTGCGGGCAGAGGGGGAAGAGCCGCGCGGCGCATCTATTCACGGAGCCAGCGAGGTGGGGCTGGCGATTACGATGGCGACGTTGACCACTGTGGTGGTGTTTTTGCCGATGATGCTGATGAATGATAGCTTTGATATGAAGTTTTTGCTGTCGAAAATTGGGATGCCCGTGGTGTTTGCGCTGGTGGCGTCTTTGTTTGTGGCGCTGTTGTTTATTCCCCTGGCTGCCCAGCGGTTTGGCGATGCGGTTGTGCGGTCAGATCCGAAATCCATTGCTTTTGTCCGCCGCATTTATCGGCGCGGTTTGAACTGGGTTATTCACCATCGGCGAGATGCGTTTCTCGTGGTGCTGGTTTTGTTTGCCACCATTTATTTTCCATACCAAAACGTGAAGAAGACCGATCAGATGCGTTTTTCTTCGAATCGCGTGACCATTCGCATGTATGGCCCCAAAAATTTTTCCCTGGAAGAGATGGATAAAATTGCGACCGATCTGGAAGTGTATGTGAATGAGCGTCGGGACAGGTACAAGATCAAAAATGTTATGACGTATTTTCGGCGCGGGTATATCAATTTGCGAATGAATCTCGAGGAAGATCCCCATCAAGAGTGGTGGTATGCTGTGTATCGCTGGGCAGGCAATTTGACTGGCTTTCCCATTGAGCGGTGGATGACGCGACAAGAGATTATTGACGAGTTGAATAAGGAGGTACCGCGCTATGTGGGGTTTCGGGTTGCTGTGGAATCCAGAAATTCGGGCGGGCGAGATCCCTATGTGGGCGTGTATTTGTACGGTCCTGATTTTGAAAAATTAGAAGATATGCTGGGGGAAGTGGAGCGGCGGTTGCAGCAGATTCCATCGGTGACGAGTTTGCAAAGCGATCTGGAGTTTGGGAAAGATGAGATTCGCATTCGCGTGAACCGCGCACAGGCCAAAAAGCACGGTATTCCGGCAGAGCGGATCAGCCGCACGCTGGCATATCAACTGCGCGGTGCGACATTGCCGCGGTTTCAGACGGATGATCACGAGGTGAATGTGCAACTGATTTTGGATGAATCCGACCGGCAGTCGCTGGTGCAGTTGAAGAATTTTATGTTTGTGACCGATTCGGGTGAAAAGCTGCCTTTGTCGAGTTTTGCAACTTTTGAAGTGGCCAAAGGTCCAGGACATATTTTCAGACATAATGGTCGCAACCGGTTGCGCGTGCGCGTTTATACGACCAAGGATGATGTGGAAGGGTTGTATCAGGAGGTCGATCGGGTGATGGAGGGGTTCACGCTGCCGAGGGGGTATGAGTGGAACAAGGGCGAGCGGCATTCGCAATATAGCCGGGAAAGTCAGGCGATGACATTTGCCGTGATTATGGCGGTTGTGTTTGTGTTTTTGCTGATGGGCGTGTTGTTTGAGTCGGTTATTTTGCCTTTTGCCGTGATTTTTTCGATTCCCTTTTCGTTTTTGGGGGTGTATTGGGGATTGTGGTTGACGGGTACGACGATGGATTTTATGTCGAATGTGGGGGCAATTGTGCTGATTGGGGTGGTGGTCAACAACGCGATTGTGCTGGTCGATATGATCAATCGGTTGCGCCAGGCGGGTATGGATCGCGCAGAGGCAATTATGGCGGCGGGTCACAACCGCTTTCGTCCCATTTTGATGACGACCTGCACGACGGTGTTCGGGTTGTTTCCCATGGCGATTGGCAGCAGTACGATGATGGGGATGCCCTATGCGCCGCTGGGGATTACGATGATGGGTGGGCTGATTGTGTCAACGGCGTTGACGCTGTTTGTGATTCCGCTGTTTTACGTTTTGCTGGATGATTTGCGCGGATTATTGAAGCGGGTTGCCGCGGTGAGTTTACAGAGGTCAGAGCGATGGGGGGATGACCCGGCGCAGGCGGCGGATTAA
- a CDS encoding aspartyl protease family protein has protein sequence MGLIFLDIDIANPARSEDFQTEHFLIDSGAVYSVVQRSVLEALGIQPHSRRTFTLANGDQVERELGDALFRYKEHRGAAPVIFGEPGDSNLLGVVTLEALGYVLDPLKRELRSLPMLLARLDSSQ, from the coding sequence ATGGGACTCATATTTCTCGACATTGATATCGCCAATCCCGCTCGGTCAGAGGACTTTCAGACCGAGCATTTTCTCATTGACTCAGGTGCGGTCTATTCTGTGGTCCAGCGATCTGTTCTTGAGGCATTGGGTATTCAGCCGCATTCTCGTCGAACTTTTACGCTGGCAAATGGCGATCAAGTTGAACGCGAATTGGGCGATGCGCTGTTTCGCTACAAAGAACACCGGGGTGCAGCACCTGTTATTTTTGGTGAACCCGGTGATAGCAATCTTCTGGGCGTTGTTACTCTTGAAGCTCTGGGTTATGTTCTGGATCCTCTGAAGCGAGAACTTCGGTCTTTGCCGATGCTTTTAGCGAGGCTCGATAGTTCGCAGTGA
- a CDS encoding SDR family oxidoreductase encodes MDLGLRGKRAVVTGGSQGIGRCCGLALAREGARVCIAARTRETLDTVVAEIDAAGGEGHAVAVDLTREENCEVVVNEAIGVFGGVDVLVNNVGAARNADILDLDVAQISEALALKSYSYLRMAQLVIPLMRESGWGRIVNVAGGAGTSPTRGNIPTGAANAIILNMTRALSDAVSGDGVLVNAVCPGLTNTPRARSQQKARADREGRDVEAVLKDLGEELPAGRMAEPEEIANVVAFLASEACSYVFGSSIYMDGGGRRGTP; translated from the coding sequence ATGGATTTGGGATTGAGAGGAAAAAGGGCGGTTGTTACGGGTGGCAGTCAGGGAATTGGGCGTTGCTGCGGGCTAGCATTGGCTCGGGAAGGGGCGCGTGTGTGTATTGCTGCGCGTACACGGGAGACGTTGGATACGGTGGTTGCCGAGATCGATGCAGCGGGTGGAGAGGGGCATGCGGTTGCGGTTGATTTGACGCGGGAGGAAAATTGCGAGGTGGTGGTGAATGAGGCTATAGGCGTGTTTGGTGGTGTGGATGTGCTGGTCAATAATGTGGGGGCTGCGCGCAATGCCGATATTTTGGATTTGGATGTGGCGCAGATTAGCGAGGCGTTGGCGTTGAAGAGCTATAGCTATTTGCGAATGGCGCAGTTGGTGATTCCGCTGATGCGGGAAAGTGGATGGGGGCGCATTGTCAATGTCGCGGGTGGCGCAGGTACGAGTCCTACGCGGGGCAATATTCCGACGGGGGCGGCAAATGCGATTATTTTGAATATGACGCGCGCGCTGTCCGATGCGGTGTCTGGCGATGGTGTTCTGGTGAATGCGGTTTGCCCGGGGTTGACCAATACGCCTCGCGCGCGTTCGCAGCAGAAGGCGCGGGCAGACCGCGAGGGACGAGATGTCGAGGCGGTGCTCAAAGATCTGGGCGAGGAGTTGCCCGCCGGGCGCATGGCCGAGCCTGAGGAAATCGCCAATGTCGTTGCTTTTTTGGCGTCTGAGGCGTGTTCTTATGTGTTTGGCAGTTCGATTTATATGGATGGTGGTGGGCGAAGAGGAACGCCGTAG
- a CDS encoding phytanoyl-CoA dioxygenase family protein, producing MGVLTESQRAQYERDGYLLTSGLIPEDVAERAEAAMWRIMGMAPGEPETWHRKPEGVAGFQAERGLSVFNGLRDRDLMACATPHYLKATAELIGEDDVHPPEAVHTQNKVPVNGAWSLPRAHVDGIPREHMHETFPGPYRIASLVFLSDVKHKGGGTAVFPGSHRKILALAESDREKYKYLFDLNRDIPRLDLGDPIELTPKRGDVLFFTYLFGHNGTANVGGRPRWMMRYFCSCQGCQTRWKKTEDWGLWSP from the coding sequence ATGGGTGTTTTAACGGAATCGCAACGCGCGCAATACGAAAGAGATGGATATCTTCTGACGTCGGGTTTGATTCCCGAAGATGTGGCAGAACGGGCAGAAGCTGCAATGTGGCGGATTATGGGTATGGCGCCGGGTGAGCCAGAGACCTGGCATCGAAAACCCGAAGGTGTTGCTGGTTTTCAGGCTGAGCGGGGATTGTCGGTGTTCAACGGTCTTCGCGACCGGGATTTGATGGCCTGTGCAACGCCGCACTATTTGAAGGCGACGGCTGAGTTGATCGGCGAAGATGACGTGCATCCACCTGAAGCGGTTCACACGCAGAATAAAGTTCCCGTCAATGGGGCGTGGTCTTTGCCCAGGGCGCACGTTGATGGCATTCCCAGAGAACACATGCACGAGACGTTTCCCGGTCCTTATCGCATTGCGAGTCTGGTGTTTTTGAGCGATGTGAAACACAAGGGGGGTGGGACGGCGGTTTTTCCGGGATCGCATCGCAAGATTCTCGCGCTTGCAGAGTCGGATCGAGAAAAGTACAAATACCTGTTTGACCTGAATCGGGATATTCCCAGGTTGGATTTGGGCGATCCGATTGAGTTGACGCCAAAACGCGGGGATGTGTTATTTTTTACGTATTTGTTCGGTCACAATGGCACGGCAAATGTGGGTGGGCGTCCGCGCTGGATGATGCGGTATTTTTGCTCTTGCCAGGGATGTCAGACCCGCTGGAAGAAGACGGAAGATTGGGGTCTGTGGTCACCGTGA